In Panicum virgatum strain AP13 chromosome 4N, P.virgatum_v5, whole genome shotgun sequence, a single window of DNA contains:
- the LOC120670672 gene encoding homeobox-leucine zipper protein HOX2-like yields MMMPQSGGSLDLGLSLGLSSQGSLSSSTTSGALSPWAAALSSVVGGVMTRRDAHAQQHGAAAAMMDPDRAAMRASTSPDSGASGDNKRERELERTGSGGVRSDEEDGADGAAGRKKLRLSKDQAAVLEDCFKTHSTLNPKQKVALANRLGLRPRQVEVWFQNRRARTKLKQTEVDCEYLKRWCERLADENKRLEKELADLRALKAAPSPAAQHASPAATLTMCPSCRRVAAANHPQQCHPKSNAAGNVVPSHCQFFPAAVERTGQSTWNAAAPLVTRELF; encoded by the exons ATGATGATGCCCCAGAGCGGCGGCAGCCTCGATCTAGGCCTCAGCCTCGGGCTCTCCTCCCAGGGCAgcctctcctcctccaccacctccggcgCGCTCTCCCCCTGGGCCGCCGCCCTCAGCTCCGTCG TTGGGGGCGTGATGACGAGGAGGGACGCGCACGCGCAGcagcacggcgccgccgccgcgatgaTGGATCCCGACCGCGCGGCGATGCGCGCGTCCACGTCGCCCGACAGCGGCGCCAGCGGGGACAACAAGAGGGAGCGCGAGCTCGAGCgcaccggctccggcggcgtgcgcagcgacgaggaggacggcgcggacggcgccgccggccgcaagAAGCTGCGCCTCTCCAAGGACCAGGCCGCCGTGCTCGAGGACTGCTTCAAGACCCACAGCACGCTCAACCCC AAGCAGAAGGTCGCCCTGGCCAACCGCCTGGGCCTCCGGCCGCGGCAGGTGGAGGTGTGGTTCCAGAACCGCCGCGCCCGGACCAAGCTCAAGCAGACGGAGGTCGACTGCGAGTACCTCAAGCGCTGGTGCGAGCGCCTCGCCGACGAGAACAAGCGCCTCGAGAAGGAGCTCGCCGACCTCCGGGCGCTCAAGGCCGCGCCCTCGCCCGCCGCGCAGcacgcctcccccgccgccaccctcacAATGTGCCCGTCctgccgccgcgtcgccgccgctaaCCACCCGCAGCAATGCCACCCCAAATCTAACGCCGCCGGCAACGTGGTGCCCAGCCACTGCCAGTTCTTCCCGGCCGCCGTCGAACGGACAGGGCAGAGCACgtggaacgccgccgcgccgctcgtcaCCAGGGAGCTGTTCTAA